In a single window of the Bacteroidia bacterium genome:
- the trxA gene encoding thioredoxin produces MTIEFTDANFEELVVKSDKPVLVDFWAEWCGPCRMIAPLVHELAEEYNGKAVFGKVDVDNNVGVASKYGIRNIPTILFFKNGQVVDKQVGAVPKKALAEKIDKLL; encoded by the coding sequence ATGACTATTGAATTTACCGATGCTAATTTTGAGGAATTAGTTGTAAAATCTGACAAACCTGTATTAGTTGATTTTTGGGCTGAATGGTGCGGACCATGCAGAATGATAGCTCCATTAGTTCATGAACTTGCCGAAGAATATAATGGAAAAGCTGTTTTCGGAAAAGTAGACGTAGACAATAATGTTGGAGTAGCTTCAAAATATGGAATAAGAAATATTCCTACAATTCTGTTTTTTAAAAACGGTCAGGTAGTTGACAAACAAGTTGGAGCTGTTCCTAAAAAAGCTTTAGCTGAAAAAATTGACAAACTATTATAA
- a CDS encoding MTH1187 family thiamine-binding protein, which translates to MSVLMEFAMFPTDVGTSKSEFVSKVIEMIRNDVPNYKLTAMGTIIETETLEEALAVVQKAQDILLPHTERIYSTVKFDIRKNCNHRLDQKIKSIENRIGDVNK; encoded by the coding sequence ATGTCAGTATTAATGGAATTTGCAATGTTTCCAACAGATGTTGGAACAAGCAAGAGTGAATTTGTAAGTAAAGTAATAGAGATGATCAGAAATGATGTTCCTAATTATAAACTTACAGCGATGGGAACAATAATTGAAACAGAAACACTTGAAGAAGCACTGGCAGTTGTTCAGAAAGCTCAGGATATTCTTCTTCCACACACAGAAAGAATTTATTCTACAGTAAAATTTGATATTAGAAAAAACTGTAACCATAGATTAGATCAAAAAATTAAATCAATCGAAAATAGAATCGGTGATGTAAATAAATGA
- a CDS encoding DUF3108 domain-containing protein — protein sequence MIRILLFFALIIPSKQIFSQSFMDNSAFKSGERISYNIMYNLGFIWVNAGKVEFSVDSISFNNKPTYIFKSSGSSYSSYDWVMKVREVFSSYFDCLTVKPIKYARKSIEGSYFANEIYEFDYQKNKLYSQIENSNTKLTKDTIALRQNTFDLLSAIYVCRNLDFSKYSINSKIPFLIFMDNKYEPLYVKYLGPAVFEDREGKKTNCIKFSASLVSGTIFTSGENMKIWVTNDNFHIPVYIEADILVGSVKAFISSYNGNK from the coding sequence ATGATCAGAATTCTACTTTTTTTCGCTCTGATTATTCCATCAAAGCAAATTTTTTCTCAAAGCTTTATGGATAATTCGGCATTTAAATCAGGTGAAAGGATTTCATATAATATTATGTACAACCTCGGCTTTATTTGGGTTAATGCAGGTAAAGTTGAATTTTCTGTTGATAGTATAAGCTTTAACAACAAACCTACATATATTTTTAAAAGCTCCGGATCTTCATATTCTTCTTATGATTGGGTAATGAAAGTAAGAGAAGTTTTTTCATCTTATTTTGACTGCTTAACTGTAAAACCTATAAAATATGCAAGAAAATCAATTGAGGGAAGTTATTTTGCCAATGAAATATATGAATTCGATTATCAAAAAAATAAATTATATTCTCAAATAGAAAACAGTAATACTAAACTTACTAAAGATACCATAGCATTAAGACAAAACACCTTCGACTTATTATCTGCTATTTATGTTTGCAGAAATTTAGATTTCTCAAAATATTCTATTAATTCCAAAATTCCGTTTTTAATATTTATGGATAATAAATATGAACCTTTATATGTAAAATATTTGGGACCAGCAGTTTTTGAAGATAGAGAAGGAAAAAAAACAAATTGTATAAAATTCTCTGCCAGTCTGGTTTCCGGAACAATTTTTACTTCAGGTGAAAATATGAAAATTTGGGTAACTAATGACAATTTCCATATACCGGTATATATAGAAGCAGATATTCTTGTGGGTTCTGTAAAAGCATTTATTTCATCATATAACGGAAATAAATAA